From a region of the Cucumis sativus cultivar 9930 chromosome 6, Cucumber_9930_V3, whole genome shotgun sequence genome:
- the LOC101216565 gene encoding uncharacterized protein LOC101216565, which yields MSDSADHRLPPPPLTRPFPLYKQHSWSPDADRDQAWLRRKTQSKMRRSKSVTDDDLEELKACLELGFGFNSPEVDPRLCETFPALGFYHAVNKQYNRTLSNSSASLCSSPVSESVSPSADSSPAAIISHGENPQMVKARLKQWAQVVACSVRQY from the exons ATGTCGGATTCCGCCGACCATCGCCTACCGCCTCCCCCCTTAACTCGCCCTTTCCCGCTCTACAAGCAGCACTCCTGGTCGCCCGATGCCGACCGTGACCAAGCCTGGCTTCGCCGCAAAACCCAAAGCAAGATGCGACGGAGCAAGAGCGTGACCGACGATGACCTCGAAGAACTTAAAGCCTGCCTTGAATTGGGTTTTGGATTCAACTCACCGGAGGTGGACCCTCGACTCTGTGAAACTTTTCCAGCGTTGGGATTTTACCACGCCGTCAACAAGCAGTACAATCGTACTCTTTCCAACTCTTCGGCGTCTCTCTGCTCTTCCCCTGTTTCTGAATCTGTTTCTCCCTCTGCCGACAGTAGCCCCGCCGCCATAATCAGCCACG GGGAGAATCCGCAGATGGTGAAAGCAAGGCTGAAACAATGGGCGCAGGTGGTTGCTTGTTCAGTACGGCAGTATTGA